A genome region from Micromonospora peucetia includes the following:
- a CDS encoding glycosyl hydrolase, which produces MTPPATRRTWVVAATSALALALGGLAVVTTTPAQAATVGAGSYTTDRVGPLPTGCGDMTTNPRQFATADAPPGPIPTNDWWSSLLWKRTNCSYSEPLHAHPVSYQPSGDGLGLSATSTPTISGTPTGVGEYKYTYSEDIRVGVAALAAPVVKVDGWTDWTVTPYWNDGARTMRATIGHGLPFAYFRTSGGDALINATGGSATVWSNNGATIGFTVRGHDYVAYAPTGATWSVNGGRITSNLAGRGYFSVALLPSTPSTDATSRAELATTYGRYAHAHVTGTRVSYAYDQATSTVTTTYAVTTTAREGTANRTVVSLYPHQWRSLTGSTPLTLTYPSARGRMKVLAGVDQFRTSMKFHGVLPEVPAVATGTGADLTTLRNQLAAVRGNPMDQRGGDTYWTGKGLGRAARIVEIADQVGDAETRTAALNAIRGTLNDWLTATPGETEGVFHYDRNWGTLIGYPASYGSDQELNDHHFHYGYYIAAAATLAKFDPTWARQDQYGGMIDLLIRDANNYDRTDNRFPYLRDFDIYAGHDWAAGHGSFNAGNNQESSSEGMNFANALIQWGQATGNTAVRDAGIFIHTTQAAAIHEYWFDVTNENYPSAFGHSTVGMVWGDGGAYATWFSADPEMIQGINMLPVTGGHLYLGQHPASNRANYQELVRNNGGEPTVWQDILWQFLALGDPDAALAKLRANPGYTPEEGESRAHTFHWVRNLAALGLVQTGITANHPLASVFQRNGARTYVASNITAAPLTVTFSDGTRLAVPAGKTATSGAYTWSGGTATGGVTGTPPPTTAPPTTAPPTTAPPTTPPPTTPPPSSDLPTRYLLPGGGLGAAGGPATSTVAGAGGANRDGTPTNPQVFTATGLDLTYAGGQTTFDLFLDAGNAVGNGVQMRVSYDLTGNGSWDRVETYRYFATDPVPGYERYTQQSGLHSATGTLGNLSNGTVKVEVWSAIGNNPSTLGIGDRSLVQLPHS; this is translated from the coding sequence GTGACACCTCCCGCGACACGCCGCACCTGGGTCGTGGCGGCCACCTCCGCCCTGGCCCTCGCCCTCGGCGGCCTCGCCGTCGTCACCACCACCCCCGCCCAGGCCGCCACCGTCGGTGCCGGCAGCTACACCACCGACCGCGTGGGCCCCCTGCCCACCGGCTGCGGAGACATGACCACCAACCCCCGCCAGTTCGCCACCGCCGACGCGCCCCCCGGGCCGATCCCCACCAACGACTGGTGGTCGTCGCTGTTGTGGAAGCGGACCAACTGCTCCTACAGCGAACCGCTGCACGCCCACCCGGTCTCCTACCAGCCGTCCGGCGACGGTCTCGGCCTCTCGGCCACCTCCACGCCCACCATCAGCGGCACCCCGACCGGCGTCGGCGAGTACAAGTACACGTACTCCGAAGACATCCGGGTCGGCGTCGCCGCGCTCGCCGCCCCGGTCGTCAAGGTCGACGGCTGGACCGACTGGACGGTCACCCCGTACTGGAACGACGGCGCCCGGACCATGCGCGCCACCATCGGCCACGGCCTGCCGTTCGCGTACTTCCGGACCAGCGGCGGCGACGCCCTGATCAACGCCACCGGCGGCAGCGCCACGGTCTGGTCGAACAACGGCGCCACCATCGGCTTCACCGTCCGGGGGCACGACTACGTGGCGTACGCGCCCACCGGCGCCACCTGGTCCGTCAACGGTGGACGGATCACCTCCAACCTGGCCGGCAGGGGCTACTTCTCGGTCGCCCTGCTGCCCAGCACGCCGAGCACCGACGCCACCTCCCGCGCCGAACTCGCCACCACCTACGGCCGGTACGCCCACGCCCACGTCACCGGCACCCGGGTCTCGTACGCGTACGACCAGGCGACCAGCACCGTCACCACCACGTACGCCGTCACCACGACGGCCCGGGAGGGCACCGCGAACCGGACAGTCGTCAGCCTCTACCCGCACCAGTGGCGGTCGCTCACCGGCTCCACCCCGCTGACGCTCACCTACCCGTCGGCGCGCGGCCGGATGAAGGTGCTCGCCGGCGTGGACCAGTTCCGCACCTCGATGAAGTTCCACGGGGTGCTGCCGGAGGTCCCCGCCGTCGCCACCGGCACCGGGGCGGACCTGACCACCCTGCGCAACCAGCTGGCGGCGGTCCGGGGCAACCCGATGGACCAGCGCGGCGGCGACACCTACTGGACGGGCAAGGGCCTGGGCCGGGCGGCCCGGATCGTCGAGATCGCCGACCAGGTCGGCGACGCCGAGACCCGGACCGCCGCGCTGAACGCCATCCGCGGCACGCTCAACGACTGGCTCACCGCCACGCCCGGGGAGACCGAGGGCGTCTTCCACTACGACCGCAACTGGGGAACCCTGATCGGCTACCCGGCCTCCTACGGCTCCGACCAGGAGCTCAACGACCACCACTTCCACTACGGCTACTACATCGCCGCCGCCGCGACCCTGGCGAAGTTCGACCCGACCTGGGCCCGGCAGGACCAGTACGGCGGCATGATCGACCTGCTGATCCGGGACGCGAACAACTACGACCGCACGGACAACCGCTTCCCGTACCTGCGCGACTTCGACATCTACGCCGGGCACGACTGGGCCGCCGGGCACGGCTCGTTCAACGCCGGCAACAACCAGGAGTCCTCGTCCGAGGGGATGAACTTCGCCAACGCCCTCATCCAGTGGGGCCAGGCCACCGGCAACACCGCCGTGCGGGACGCCGGCATCTTCATCCACACCACACAGGCCGCGGCGATCCACGAGTACTGGTTCGACGTGACGAACGAGAACTACCCCTCGGCGTTCGGGCACTCCACGGTCGGCATGGTCTGGGGTGACGGCGGCGCGTACGCCACCTGGTTCAGCGCCGACCCGGAGATGATCCAGGGCATCAACATGCTCCCGGTGACCGGCGGGCACCTCTACCTCGGCCAGCACCCGGCCTCCAACCGGGCGAACTACCAGGAGCTGGTGCGCAACAACGGCGGTGAACCGACGGTGTGGCAGGACATCCTCTGGCAGTTCCTGGCGCTCGGGGACCCGGACGCGGCGCTGGCGAAGCTGCGCGCGAACCCCGGCTACACCCCGGAGGAGGGCGAGAGCCGCGCACACACCTTCCACTGGGTCCGCAACCTCGCCGCCCTCGGGCTGGTGCAGACCGGGATCACCGCCAACCACCCGCTGGCATCGGTGTTCCAGCGCAACGGCGCCCGCACCTACGTGGCGAGCAACATCACCGCCGCGCCGCTGACGGTCACCTTCTCCGACGGCACCCGGCTCGCCGTGCCCGCCGGGAAGACGGCGACCAGCGGGGCGTACACCTGGAGTGGCGGCACCGCGACCGGCGGGGTCACCGGCACGCCGCCGCCCACGACGGCCCCGCCGACGACCGCCCCACCCACCACCGCGCCACCGACGACTCCACCGCCCACCACCCCGCCGCCGTCGTCGGACCTCCCCACCCGGTACCTGCTGCCCGGCGGCGGGCTCGGCGCGGCCGGCGGCCCGGCGACCAGCACGGTGGCCGGCGCGGGCGGCGCGAACCGCGACGGCACGCCGACCAACCCGCAGGTGTTCACCGCGACAGGCCTGGACCTGACGTACGCCGGCGGGCAGACCACGTTCGACCTGTTCCTCGACGCCGGCAACGCGGTCGGCAACGGCGTGCAGATGCGGGTCTCCTACGACCTGACCGGCAACGGCAGCTGGGATCGGGTGGAGACGTACCGCTACTTCGCCACCGACCCGGTCCCCGGCTACGAGCGCTACACCCAGCAGAGCGGTCTGCACTCCGCCACCGGCACTCTCGGCAACCTGTCGAACGGCACCGTGAAGGTGGAGGTCTGGTCGGCGATCGGAAACAACCCGAGCACCCTCGGCATCGGCGACAGGTCGCTGGTGCAGCTGCCGCACTCCTGA
- a CDS encoding M23 family metallopeptidase, which yields MTSPTIGRRARPAYPVLLLLVPVLAAGCATTRPGTTPGGPRPSLPATAWQPASPAATPTSVPPPTGAAPTGPSTAPTRAGLPHVFPVRATNVAYHPTHSAYPGTDIFADCGEPVVAVTDGVVLEVSRVDRFDKRGPRGPHNGGLSVSLLGDDGVRYYGSHLRRIADGIDAGVRVRGGQQLGEVGRTGNANNVCHLHFGISPACTGRDGWWIRRGVVWPAPYLNSWRRKGNKEPATEVTGWHRRHGCPKAPATG from the coding sequence ATGACCTCGCCGACGATCGGACGCCGCGCGCGTCCGGCGTATCCGGTCCTGCTCTTGCTCGTGCCGGTGCTGGCCGCCGGCTGCGCGACGACCCGGCCCGGGACGACGCCCGGCGGCCCTCGCCCGAGCCTGCCGGCGACGGCCTGGCAGCCGGCGTCGCCGGCCGCCACCCCGACCAGCGTTCCGCCTCCGACCGGCGCCGCTCCGACCGGCCCGTCGACCGCGCCGACGCGCGCCGGGCTGCCGCACGTCTTCCCGGTACGCGCGACGAACGTCGCCTACCACCCGACCCACTCGGCCTACCCGGGCACGGACATCTTCGCCGACTGTGGCGAACCGGTCGTGGCGGTGACCGACGGCGTCGTCCTAGAGGTCAGCCGGGTCGACCGGTTCGACAAGCGCGGGCCGCGGGGGCCGCACAACGGAGGGCTGTCGGTGTCGTTGCTCGGCGACGACGGGGTGCGCTACTACGGCTCGCACCTGCGCCGGATCGCCGACGGCATCGACGCCGGGGTACGGGTGCGCGGCGGGCAGCAGCTCGGCGAGGTGGGCCGGACGGGGAACGCCAACAACGTCTGCCACCTGCACTTCGGCATCTCTCCGGCGTGCACCGGGCGGGACGGCTGGTGGATCCGGCGGGGCGTGGTGTGGCCGGCGCCGTACCTGAACTCGTGGCGGCGCAAGGGCAACAAGGAACCGGCCACCGAGGTGACCGGCTGGCACCGCCGGCACGGCTGCCCGAAGGCGCCGGCAACCGGCTGA
- a CDS encoding tRNA adenosine deaminase-associated protein has protein sequence MSYFAAAVVRDDSGWTAAEVNLRGATDIEDVADRLRDVDQDADLSLLFVEADDAYLVIMRLDEGEDLRVFGSDSAYAEESRLGALLVGDLKTSVTGLDDPEEPRPSGRGDEDTEQPAVDPEADPVGEADLLADLGISAQKLLNLSAREGMMPADVTAELCQVLGCVDEVEELREV, from the coding sequence GTGTCGTACTTCGCTGCGGCCGTCGTGCGTGACGACAGCGGTTGGACGGCCGCAGAGGTGAACCTGCGGGGCGCCACCGACATCGAGGACGTCGCCGACCGGCTGCGCGACGTCGACCAGGACGCCGACCTGTCGCTACTCTTCGTCGAGGCGGACGACGCGTACCTGGTCATCATGCGTTTGGACGAGGGGGAGGACCTGCGGGTCTTCGGCTCCGACTCGGCCTACGCGGAGGAGTCCCGGCTGGGCGCACTGCTGGTCGGGGACCTGAAGACCTCGGTGACCGGGCTGGACGACCCCGAGGAGCCGCGCCCGTCCGGCCGTGGCGACGAGGACACCGAGCAGCCCGCCGTCGACCCGGAGGCCGACCCGGTCGGTGAGGCCGACCTCTTGGCCGACCTGGGTATCTCCGCGCAGAAGCTGCTCAACCTCAGCGCGCGGGAGGGCATGATGCCGGCCGACGTCACCGCCGAGTTGTGTCAGGTGCTCGGCTGCGTTGACGAGGTCGAGGAGTTGCGTGAGGTCTGA
- a CDS encoding nucleoside deaminase, with amino-acid sequence MRRALTVAVTGPDLPGDADRPRPSGADLRPGGAGPDASDDVPVGAVLYGPDGAEVAIGRNERELTGDPTAHAEVLALRRAAGRLGRWRLDGCTLVVTLEPCTMCAGALVLARVSTVVFGAWEPKTGAAGSLWDVLRDRRLNHRPEVYGGVLEPESAALLRAFFR; translated from the coding sequence ATGCGCCGGGCCCTGACGGTCGCCGTCACCGGCCCGGACCTCCCCGGCGACGCGGACCGTCCCCGTCCTTCCGGCGCGGACCTCCGACCCGGCGGCGCGGGCCCCGACGCCTCCGACGACGTCCCGGTCGGCGCCGTGCTCTACGGGCCGGACGGCGCCGAGGTGGCGATCGGACGCAACGAGCGGGAGCTGACCGGCGACCCGACCGCGCACGCCGAGGTGCTGGCGTTGCGCCGGGCCGCCGGACGGCTGGGCCGCTGGCGGCTCGACGGCTGCACGCTGGTGGTCACCCTGGAACCCTGCACGATGTGCGCGGGCGCGCTGGTGCTGGCCCGCGTCTCCACCGTGGTCTTCGGCGCCTGGGAGCCCAAGACCGGGGCGGCCGGCTCGCTGTGGGACGTGCTGCGCGACCGCCGCCTCAACCACCGGCCGGAGGTGTACGGCGGCGTCCTGGAGCCGGAGAGCGCCGCACTGCTACGCGCCTTCTTCCGCTGA
- a CDS encoding acyl-CoA thioesterase, with protein sequence MSHAIVDQPTVEFGHVAHVAVHFDDLDAFGLLHNSRYAVLLERALTGYWADHGVSFQGGRHSAPDVFHAVREFTITYQAPITGTGPVAVHFWLDHFGTSSARYAYRFQSVDGGTVHATGERAIVRVDPATLRPAPWTDTARAVAATLLRPAPTNA encoded by the coding sequence ATGAGCCACGCCATCGTCGACCAGCCCACCGTCGAGTTCGGTCACGTCGCACACGTCGCGGTGCACTTCGACGACCTCGACGCGTTCGGCCTCCTGCACAACTCCCGGTACGCGGTGCTGCTCGAACGAGCCCTGACGGGCTACTGGGCCGACCACGGCGTCTCCTTCCAGGGCGGGCGACACAGCGCACCGGACGTGTTCCACGCCGTACGCGAGTTCACCATCACCTACCAGGCCCCGATCACCGGCACCGGGCCCGTGGCGGTGCACTTCTGGCTCGACCACTTCGGCACCAGCAGCGCCCGGTACGCGTACCGGTTCCAGTCGGTGGACGGCGGCACGGTGCACGCGACGGGTGAACGGGCGATCGTCCGGGTCGACCCGGCGACCCTGCGCCCCGCCCCGTGGACCGACACCGCCCGCGCGGTGGCCGCGACCCTGCTCCGACCTGCCCCGACCAACGCCTGA
- a CDS encoding TetR/AcrR family transcriptional regulator, giving the protein MTVDGRVARGDRTRTAALDAAVVLATEVGLHGLSLAQLADALGVSKSGLFAHWGSKEALQLATVDRAVQQQQELIIQPALHAPRGVRRLWALHQARIDFFAARVLPGGCFFASADFEYNARPGPVRDRLAEVFGQWTAFIERLVREAVAAGELPADVDVAQLAYEIDALGIAAAMRSRLLDPDTAYRHARQGLLNRLRALCPDPTLLPEGIS; this is encoded by the coding sequence ATGACAGTCGACGGACGGGTCGCGCGGGGCGACCGGACCCGCACCGCGGCGCTGGACGCCGCCGTGGTCCTCGCCACCGAGGTGGGCCTGCACGGGCTCTCCCTCGCCCAGCTCGCCGACGCGCTCGGGGTCAGCAAGTCCGGCCTCTTCGCGCACTGGGGGTCCAAGGAGGCGCTCCAACTCGCCACGGTCGACCGGGCGGTGCAGCAGCAACAGGAGCTGATCATCCAACCGGCCCTGCACGCCCCCCGGGGCGTCCGGCGGCTCTGGGCGCTGCACCAGGCCCGGATCGACTTCTTCGCCGCCCGGGTGCTTCCCGGCGGCTGCTTCTTCGCCAGCGCCGACTTCGAGTACAACGCGCGGCCCGGCCCGGTCCGGGACCGGCTCGCCGAGGTGTTCGGCCAGTGGACCGCGTTCATCGAACGCCTCGTCCGGGAGGCGGTCGCCGCCGGCGAACTGCCCGCCGACGTGGACGTCGCGCAGTTGGCGTACGAGATCGACGCGCTCGGGATCGCCGCCGCGATGCGTTCCCGGCTGCTGGACCCCGACACCGCCTACCGGCACGCCCGCCAGGGCCTGCTGAACCGCCTTCGGGCGCTGTGCCCCGATCCGACCCTGCTACCGGAAGGCATCTCATGA
- the deoD gene encoding purine-nucleoside phosphorylase: protein MSTHIGAKPGEIAERVLMPGDPLRAKWIAETYLEGAQCYSTVRGMLGFTGRWNGVEVSVQGSGMGMPSASIYAHELINEYGVKSLIRVGSCGALSEDLRLRDVIAAIGSSTDSNMNRMRFDGLIDYAPVADFGLLRTSVEVAERRGITMRVGPVLAADAFYTDRPDLYDSLADYGVLAVEMESAALYTIAARFKARALTVLTVSDHIKTGEKTTSEEREQTFGQMVEIALDTIIA, encoded by the coding sequence ATGAGTACGCACATCGGCGCGAAGCCGGGAGAGATCGCCGAACGGGTCCTGATGCCGGGCGACCCGCTGCGGGCCAAGTGGATCGCGGAGACCTACCTCGAGGGCGCTCAGTGCTACTCGACGGTCCGGGGCATGCTGGGCTTCACCGGCCGCTGGAACGGTGTCGAGGTCTCCGTCCAGGGTTCCGGCATGGGCATGCCCTCCGCCTCCATCTACGCCCACGAGCTGATCAACGAGTACGGCGTTAAGTCGCTGATCCGGGTCGGCTCCTGCGGGGCCCTGTCCGAGGATCTCCGGCTGCGCGACGTGATCGCCGCGATCGGCTCGTCCACCGACTCGAACATGAACCGGATGCGGTTCGACGGGCTGATCGACTACGCCCCGGTGGCCGACTTCGGGCTGCTGCGTACGTCGGTGGAGGTGGCCGAGCGGCGCGGCATCACGATGCGGGTCGGGCCGGTCCTGGCGGCGGACGCCTTCTACACCGACCGCCCGGACCTCTACGACAGCCTCGCCGACTACGGCGTGCTGGCGGTGGAGATGGAGTCGGCGGCGCTCTACACGATCGCCGCCCGGTTCAAGGCCCGCGCCCTGACCGTGCTGACCGTGAGCGACCACATCAAGACCGGCGAGAAGACCACCTCCGAGGAGCGTGAGCAGACCTTCGGCCAGATGGTCGAGATCGCCCTGGACACGATCATCGCCTGA
- a CDS encoding DUF5872 domain-containing protein yields the protein MARYTKPELREQVKEEIKASDKGGRPGQWSARKSQLLTQEYARRGGGYQGPKDERQKSLQRWGGEHWQTREGDTRARHGDETSRYLPEQAWEQLSPEQRRATDAKKRKESRSGKQYVANTGPASRARRNATAAERLSELPVAEAAKLVRDLDTGQLKTALRRERDGKARKTLIQRLESELDRR from the coding sequence ATGGCGCGGTACACCAAGCCCGAACTCAGGGAGCAGGTCAAGGAAGAGATCAAGGCCTCCGACAAGGGCGGCAGACCGGGGCAGTGGTCGGCGCGCAAGTCGCAGCTGCTCACCCAGGAGTACGCCAGGCGCGGCGGCGGCTACCAGGGCCCGAAGGACGAACGGCAGAAGTCCCTGCAACGCTGGGGCGGCGAGCACTGGCAGACCAGGGAGGGCGACACCCGGGCGCGTCACGGTGACGAGACGAGCCGCTACCTGCCCGAACAGGCCTGGGAGCAGCTCTCCCCCGAGCAGCGGCGCGCGACCGACGCCAAGAAACGGAAGGAGTCGAGGTCCGGCAAGCAGTACGTCGCCAACACCGGGCCGGCCAGCCGCGCACGCCGCAACGCCACGGCAGCCGAACGGCTGTCGGAGTTGCCGGTCGCCGAGGCGGCCAAGCTTGTCCGCGACCTCGACACGGGCCAACTGAAGACGGCACTGCGCCGCGAGCGCGACGGCAAGGCCCGCAAGACGCTCATCCAGCGTCTGGAGTCGGAACTCGACCGACGCTGA
- a CDS encoding DUF397 domain-containing protein: protein MELNGARWRKSTRSSGNGGNCVEVADNLPGFVAVRDSKDPAGPALAFAPAAWRAFVNEVAKRP from the coding sequence ATGGAGCTGAATGGCGCGCGGTGGCGCAAGAGCACCCGCAGCAGCGGCAACGGCGGCAACTGCGTCGAGGTCGCCGACAACCTGCCCGGCTTCGTCGCGGTGCGGGACTCGAAGGACCCGGCCGGCCCGGCGCTCGCCTTCGCACCGGCGGCGTGGCGCGCGTTCGTCAACGAGGTCGCCAAACGCCCCTGA
- a CDS encoding DUF5753 domain-containing protein → MNDALRVALSDTGYTIESLAETVSVDPKTVGRWLTEDRIPHARHRLAAAEALRRDVSDIWPDTSRRRDPIWFRPWQEIEREAVSLRSYESVVLPVLLQTEAYGRAVLTGGGLFPRGDVERHLASRLARQGILRQDEPPQFTAVIDEAVLRRPVGGRDTMSEQLRALVAACAEPHVRVHVVPSTVGAYAGLNGPFVLAGSRDHRVAGYLDNQLQGQVVSDPGDIAAMMAAWENVRGEALSHWQSVDLITEMAESWS, encoded by the coding sequence GTGAACGACGCGCTTCGGGTGGCGCTCAGCGACACCGGGTACACGATCGAATCCCTCGCCGAGACCGTCAGCGTCGACCCCAAGACGGTCGGGCGCTGGTTGACCGAGGACCGCATACCGCACGCCCGGCACCGGCTGGCGGCGGCGGAAGCCCTCCGCCGGGACGTGTCGGACATCTGGCCGGACACTTCGAGACGTCGTGACCCGATCTGGTTCCGTCCCTGGCAGGAGATCGAGCGCGAGGCGGTGTCGCTGCGGTCGTATGAGTCGGTGGTGTTGCCCGTTCTGCTCCAGACCGAGGCGTACGGGCGGGCCGTGCTGACCGGTGGCGGCCTGTTCCCCCGGGGTGATGTCGAGCGGCACCTGGCGTCCCGGCTGGCCCGTCAGGGCATCCTCCGGCAGGACGAGCCGCCGCAGTTCACGGCGGTCATCGACGAGGCGGTGCTGCGCCGGCCGGTCGGCGGCCGGGACACCATGTCCGAGCAGCTCCGGGCCCTGGTCGCGGCGTGCGCCGAGCCGCACGTCCGGGTGCACGTCGTGCCGTCGACGGTCGGGGCGTACGCCGGCCTGAACGGGCCGTTCGTGCTCGCCGGCAGCCGCGACCACCGGGTCGCCGGCTATCTCGACAACCAACTCCAGGGACAAGTGGTTAGCGACCCGGGCGACATCGCCGCCATGATGGCTGCGTGGGAAAACGTGCGCGGCGAGGCGCTGTCGCACTGGCAGTCTGTCGATCTCATCACGGAAATGGCGGAGTCATGGAGCTGA